A region from the Oceanidesulfovibrio marinus genome encodes:
- a CDS encoding energy-coupling factor ABC transporter ATP-binding protein, which yields MISVEHCTYRHRHQQREEKSALDDVSFTVERGSLLCLAGANGGGKSTLLGILAGLLTPASGRVVVDGHASPGAEDDIRTVVALVLQEADLQVLGATVEEDLLLGSPPGDEEGATRARETAARLGISHLMERPVSALSHGEKRKLCIAAQLACGPKVLLLDEPFSGLDYHGILEMRAILAANREAGLTQIASTHDLEPLADLADSLAVLRHGRLALHGPVEEQLDRLAELGVRPPCSWTSGRRLGPWR from the coding sequence ATGATTTCCGTCGAACACTGCACCTACCGTCACAGGCACCAGCAACGCGAAGAAAAGAGTGCCCTCGACGACGTTTCCTTCACTGTAGAGCGCGGCTCCCTGCTCTGTTTGGCCGGAGCCAACGGCGGCGGCAAGTCCACCCTGCTGGGCATCCTGGCCGGGCTGCTCACGCCGGCCTCGGGTCGGGTGGTGGTGGACGGGCACGCCAGCCCCGGGGCGGAGGACGACATCCGCACCGTCGTGGCCTTGGTGCTGCAGGAGGCCGACCTCCAGGTGCTGGGCGCAACGGTGGAAGAAGATCTGCTGCTGGGATCGCCGCCCGGCGATGAGGAAGGCGCCACAAGAGCGCGGGAAACGGCCGCCAGACTGGGCATATCCCACCTCATGGAGCGGCCCGTGTCTGCCCTGTCCCACGGTGAGAAGCGCAAGCTGTGCATCGCGGCGCAGCTGGCCTGCGGTCCCAAGGTGCTTCTCCTTGACGAGCCTTTCAGTGGACTGGACTACCACGGCATTCTGGAGATGCGCGCCATCCTGGCCGCCAACCGCGAGGCCGGGCTGACCCAGATAGCCTCCACTCACGACCTGGAGCCCCTGGCCGACCTGGCCGACAGCCTGGCCGTGCTGCGCCACGGACGCCTGGCCCTGCACGGGCCTGTGGAAGAGCAGCTGGACCGTCTGGCCGAGCTGGGCGTCAGGCCACCCTGCTCCTGGACATCCGGCCGCCGGCTCGGTCCCTGGCGGTAG
- the serS gene encoding serine--tRNA ligase yields MLDLKLVQKDPDRVRAALAARQAPTKELERFLAVDEERRAIQQKNDELKSERNASSQKVAQAKRAGEDAGELIAELSQISTRIKGMDEELKRLEEESREILMGLPNIPHESTPVGASEEDNPVLEYWGEKPELDFEAKDHHDLGVALGGLDFERAARIAGARFAVTWGWASRMERALLNFMVDLHTSRNGYTEVTPPVIVNATALRGTGQLPKFADDLFQLNHKDYYLIPTAEVPVTNLHAGEVLEEADLPRAYASPTQCFRSEAGSYGKDTRGLIRQHQFSKVELVRFVKPEDSYEELEKLRGHAESVLRELNLHYRVITLCTGDIGFSAAKTYDLEVWLPGQNAYREISSCSNFEDFQARRADIRYKPAGQKKSTYVHTLNGSGLAVGRTLVAVMEQYQQADGSIRVPEALQPYMDGLTVIEPKD; encoded by the coding sequence ATGCTTGATCTGAAACTCGTCCAGAAAGACCCGGATCGCGTACGCGCCGCCCTGGCCGCACGTCAGGCGCCCACCAAGGAGCTCGAACGCTTCCTCGCCGTCGACGAGGAACGCCGCGCCATCCAGCAGAAGAACGACGAACTCAAGAGCGAGCGCAACGCCTCGTCCCAGAAGGTGGCCCAGGCCAAACGCGCAGGCGAGGACGCCGGCGAGCTCATTGCCGAGCTTTCACAAATTTCGACCAGAATCAAGGGCATGGACGAGGAGCTCAAGCGGCTCGAAGAGGAGTCGCGCGAGATCCTGATGGGCCTGCCGAACATCCCGCACGAGTCCACGCCGGTGGGCGCTTCCGAGGAAGACAACCCGGTGCTGGAGTACTGGGGCGAGAAACCGGAGCTCGACTTCGAGGCCAAGGACCACCACGACCTGGGCGTGGCCCTGGGCGGACTGGACTTCGAACGCGCGGCCAGGATTGCCGGCGCGCGCTTCGCCGTCACCTGGGGCTGGGCCTCGCGCATGGAGCGCGCCCTCCTGAACTTCATGGTGGACCTGCACACCAGCCGCAACGGCTACACCGAGGTCACGCCGCCGGTCATCGTCAACGCCACTGCCCTGCGCGGCACGGGCCAGCTGCCCAAGTTCGCGGACGACCTGTTCCAGCTCAACCACAAGGACTACTACCTTATCCCCACGGCCGAGGTGCCGGTGACCAACCTGCACGCCGGCGAGGTGCTGGAGGAGGCGGACCTGCCCCGCGCCTACGCCTCGCCCACGCAGTGCTTCCGCTCCGAGGCCGGCAGCTACGGCAAGGACACCCGCGGCCTGATCCGCCAGCACCAGTTCTCCAAGGTGGAGCTGGTGCGCTTCGTCAAGCCGGAGGACTCCTACGAGGAGCTGGAAAAGCTGCGCGGCCACGCCGAGTCCGTGCTGCGCGAGCTGAACCTGCACTACCGCGTCATTACCCTGTGCACCGGGGATATCGGCTTCTCCGCAGCCAAGACGTACGACCTGGAGGTATGGCTGCCTGGTCAGAACGCCTACCGGGAGATATCCTCCTGCTCCAACTTCGAGGACTTCCAGGCGCGCCGCGCAGACATCCGCTACAAGCCGGCCGGGCAGAAGAAATCAACGTATGTTCATACGCTCAACGGCTCCGGCCTGGCCGTGGGCCGCACCCTGGTGGCCGTCATGGAGCAGTACCAGCAGGCCGACGGCTCCATCCGCGTGCCCGAGGCGCTCCAGCCGTACATGGACGGCCTGACGGTCATCGAGCCGAAGGACTAA
- a CDS encoding ATP-binding cassette domain-containing protein produces the protein MSLIFHHVFFSYNGATPLFEDITAHFATGWTGIVGPNGAGKSTLLHLALGLLEPVQGSIKRSGDVVFCPQRTDDAPELLPELLAAADGDAYALRGRLQIGDDWAARWSSLSHGERKRAQIAVALWQRPGILLVDEPTNHIDIEAHALLVNALATFRGVGLLVSHDRALLDGLCRQCLFLDPPGAVMRPGGYTEAAAQERQEEESARDRQQILEQEVKRLTGESKRRRAKAGRADRRRSKRNLARGDSDGRAKINLVRVSGKDGQDGRLARQLDGRIAQVQDSLADITVKKRYPASFWLEGSTSPRRRLISLPACEVGLDGTRRLEVPGFSMLRDERVAITGANGLGKSTFLRHVLRSLNLEQDRLLYLPQEIDLNETREIMAAMHRLSSEQLGNVMTVVSALGSRPERLLRNLDASPGELRKVLLALGVIRRPHLIIMDEPTNHLDLPAIECLENALAQCPCGLLLVSHDMGFLSRVAVTRWHLEQNGETVAMRRDDAFRGSGGNG, from the coding sequence ATGTCACTTATCTTCCACCATGTTTTCTTTTCATACAACGGCGCCACGCCGCTGTTCGAGGATATCACCGCGCACTTTGCCACGGGCTGGACAGGCATTGTCGGCCCCAACGGCGCCGGCAAGTCCACACTGCTGCACCTGGCCCTGGGCCTGCTGGAGCCTGTGCAGGGTTCGATTAAACGATCCGGGGACGTGGTCTTTTGCCCCCAGCGAACGGACGACGCGCCGGAGCTGTTGCCGGAGCTCCTGGCTGCTGCTGACGGCGATGCCTATGCGCTGCGCGGCAGGCTGCAGATCGGCGACGACTGGGCTGCACGCTGGTCATCGCTGAGCCACGGCGAACGCAAGCGCGCGCAGATCGCCGTGGCGCTCTGGCAACGCCCGGGCATCCTGCTTGTGGACGAACCGACCAACCACATTGACATCGAAGCCCACGCCCTGCTCGTGAACGCTCTCGCAACCTTCCGCGGTGTCGGCCTGCTGGTGAGCCATGACCGCGCCCTGCTCGACGGTCTCTGCCGCCAATGCCTGTTTCTCGATCCGCCAGGAGCTGTGATGCGGCCCGGCGGTTACACGGAAGCCGCAGCGCAGGAGCGGCAGGAGGAAGAGAGCGCGCGGGACAGACAGCAGATTCTGGAGCAGGAGGTCAAGCGGCTGACCGGCGAATCGAAGCGACGGCGCGCCAAAGCGGGACGCGCCGACCGCAGACGATCCAAACGCAACCTGGCGCGCGGGGACAGCGACGGCCGCGCAAAGATTAATCTGGTCCGGGTCTCGGGCAAGGATGGTCAGGACGGACGCCTCGCCAGGCAGCTGGACGGCCGAATCGCCCAGGTGCAGGACAGCCTGGCCGACATCACGGTCAAGAAGCGCTACCCGGCGAGCTTCTGGCTGGAGGGATCGACCTCCCCGCGGCGGCGGCTCATTTCCCTACCAGCGTGTGAGGTCGGCCTGGACGGAACGCGCCGCCTGGAAGTTCCCGGATTCAGCATGCTCCGGGACGAGCGCGTCGCCATCACCGGGGCCAACGGCCTGGGCAAGAGTACCTTCCTGCGGCACGTCCTGCGCAGCCTGAACCTGGAGCAGGACCGCCTCCTCTACCTGCCGCAGGAGATCGATCTGAATGAAACACGCGAGATCATGGCCGCCATGCACCGGCTCTCGTCCGAGCAACTTGGCAACGTCATGACCGTGGTCAGCGCCCTGGGTTCGCGGCCGGAGCGGCTTCTGAGAAACCTGGACGCCAGCCCCGGCGAGCTGCGCAAGGTGCTCCTCGCCCTCGGCGTCATCCGCCGGCCGCACCTCATCATCATGGACGAACCTACGAATCACCTGGACCTGCCAGCCATCGAATGCCTGGAAAATGCGCTGGCCCAGTGCCCGTGCGGGTTGTTGCTGGTCAGCCACGACATGGGCTTTCTCTCCCGAGTGGCCGTAACGCGCTGGCACTTGGAGCAGAACGGCGAGACGGTCGCCATGCGCAGGGACGACGCGTTCCGCGGAAGTGGGGGGAACGGCTGA
- a CDS encoding dihydrolipoyl dehydrogenase family protein: protein MPDHYDALILGAGPAGGGVASRLAKAGLNVAMTDSGPYGGTCPLTGCNPKKVLLGPADLSQMAAHMKGKGIICKPSVNWQELMAFKRTFTEPIPERAFKAYSQEGVTTLTGGGRFTGPDSVEIDGRELTADNIFICTGVRARPLSFPGAEHLIDNAGFLDMDELPEHIVLVGGGYIAMEFAAIAHYCGARVTVLQRSDAILRGFDNELSGLLMQAMRDAGITLLLNAPVQFVDKNGGRLRVCYGEEGNESVIADAVVNCAGRVPNIETLNLEAAGVETGPKGVQVKPTMQSVSNPKVWAVGDVADTPYELTPTAVLEAEVAVANVLDPAANRKADYTGIPTSCFTLPPLAACGLTVAQAAKQGIPHTVITQDLPSKFPWKRLGEQYGRSKVILDANREYILGAHILGHNAEEMINLFAMAIRNRISLDTLHSTYWAYPTCGYYIQYLVKE from the coding sequence ATGCCAGACCATTACGATGCACTTATACTTGGAGCCGGACCTGCCGGCGGCGGCGTTGCCTCGCGCCTGGCAAAAGCCGGACTGAATGTCGCCATGACCGACTCCGGGCCGTACGGCGGCACCTGCCCGCTCACCGGCTGCAACCCAAAGAAGGTGCTGTTGGGCCCGGCCGACCTCTCGCAGATGGCCGCGCACATGAAGGGCAAGGGAATCATCTGCAAGCCGAGCGTGAACTGGCAGGAGCTCATGGCCTTCAAGCGCACCTTTACCGAGCCCATACCGGAGCGCGCCTTCAAGGCCTACTCCCAGGAAGGCGTCACCACCCTCACCGGGGGCGGCCGCTTCACCGGTCCGGACTCCGTAGAGATCGACGGCCGCGAGCTGACCGCGGACAACATCTTCATCTGCACCGGCGTGCGGGCGCGCCCTCTCTCCTTCCCCGGGGCGGAGCACCTCATCGACAACGCGGGATTCCTGGACATGGACGAGCTGCCCGAGCACATAGTGCTCGTCGGCGGCGGCTACATCGCCATGGAGTTCGCCGCCATCGCCCACTACTGCGGGGCCCGCGTCACCGTGCTGCAGCGTAGCGACGCCATCCTGCGCGGCTTTGACAACGAGCTCTCCGGGCTGCTCATGCAGGCCATGCGCGACGCCGGCATCACCCTTCTCCTCAACGCGCCTGTCCAATTCGTGGATAAAAATGGCGGAAGGCTCCGCGTCTGCTATGGCGAGGAGGGCAACGAGTCCGTCATTGCCGATGCCGTGGTCAACTGCGCGGGCCGCGTGCCCAACATCGAGACCCTGAACCTGGAGGCCGCCGGCGTGGAGACCGGGCCCAAGGGCGTGCAGGTGAAGCCCACCATGCAGTCCGTCTCCAACCCCAAGGTCTGGGCCGTGGGCGACGTGGCGGACACGCCGTACGAGCTCACGCCCACAGCCGTGCTGGAGGCCGAGGTCGCCGTGGCCAACGTGCTGGACCCGGCCGCTAACAGAAAGGCGGACTACACCGGCATCCCCACGTCCTGCTTCACCCTGCCGCCGCTGGCCGCCTGTGGCCTGACCGTAGCCCAGGCCGCCAAGCAGGGCATCCCGCACACTGTGATCACGCAGGACCTGCCGAGCAAGTTTCCCTGGAAGCGGCTAGGCGAGCAATACGGCCGGTCCAAAGTCATTCTCGACGCGAACAGGGAGTATATTCTGGGCGCGCACATCCTGGGCCACAACGCCGAGGAGATGATCAACCTCTTTGCCATGGCCATCCGCAACAGGATTTCCCTGGACACGCTCCACTCCACCTACTGGGCCTACCCCACCTGCGGGTACTACATCCAGTATCTGGTCAAGGAGTAG
- a CDS encoding electron transfer flavoprotein subunit alpha/FixB family protein encodes MNAILFLAHTDGQGALPKSALETLTAAAEMAQATGAALHVGLFGADVASAANAVAGCGAAKFFGVADPALALPRYTSDAAAAEALCKASGAEFVLAPATSRVSRFLPGVAHRLGGAADTYCTAITVDDGKPVVTRWYYRQRMKANITREQKPWLVTVGGGCYAAYEGAAGEAALETVSLDMPASKTEAKSIEAPSSDTQTIRPEAEMLLVAGAGWTKKQAGQSRVDEAESLILGFLDKTQASLGSSKSLVDLSGEGQAVLNFLTHLHQVGQTGATPRHPKGLATCCHGEEPHVVGWRFVNERRAINLDPGCGWAHGKADVLYVADAFEVMQEVNNLLAE; translated from the coding sequence ATGAACGCGATTCTTTTCCTCGCCCATACCGACGGCCAGGGAGCGCTCCCCAAATCCGCTCTGGAGACCCTGACCGCGGCCGCCGAGATGGCCCAGGCCACCGGCGCTGCGCTGCACGTGGGCCTGTTCGGAGCCGATGTGGCCTCCGCGGCCAACGCCGTGGCCGGCTGCGGCGCCGCCAAGTTTTTCGGCGTTGCCGATCCGGCGCTGGCGCTGCCGCGCTACACCTCGGACGCCGCCGCTGCCGAGGCCTTGTGCAAGGCCAGTGGTGCGGAGTTCGTGCTTGCCCCGGCCACCAGCCGCGTGAGCCGCTTTTTGCCCGGCGTGGCCCATCGCCTGGGCGGCGCCGCCGACACCTACTGCACCGCCATCACCGTGGATGACGGCAAGCCTGTGGTCACCCGCTGGTACTACCGCCAGCGCATGAAGGCGAACATCACCCGCGAGCAGAAGCCCTGGCTCGTCACCGTTGGCGGCGGTTGCTACGCTGCCTACGAAGGCGCTGCCGGCGAGGCTGCCCTGGAAACGGTGAGCCTGGACATGCCGGCGAGCAAGACCGAGGCCAAGAGCATCGAGGCGCCTTCCAGCGACACGCAGACCATCCGCCCCGAGGCCGAGATGCTGCTGGTGGCCGGCGCAGGCTGGACCAAGAAGCAGGCCGGCCAGAGCCGTGTGGACGAGGCCGAGTCCCTGATTCTCGGCTTCCTGGACAAGACCCAGGCCTCCCTGGGCTCCTCCAAGTCGCTGGTGGACCTCTCCGGCGAAGGCCAGGCCGTGCTCAACTTCCTCACCCACCTGCACCAGGTCGGCCAGACCGGCGCGACCCCGCGTCACCCCAAGGGCCTTGCCACCTGCTGCCACGGCGAGGAACCCCACGTGGTGGGCTGGCGCTTTGTCAACGAGCGCCGCGCCATCAACCTGGACCCGGGCTGCGGCTGGGCGCACGGCAAGGCCGACGTGCTCTACGTGGCCGACGCCTTCGAGGTTATGCAGGAAGTGAACAATCTCCTCGCGGAGTAA
- a CDS encoding electron transfer flavoprotein subunit beta/FixA family protein — MSYHIVVCGSIVPDPLQTLEPVTGPQGPALKNEMMLPAVLDPWAGHALYEAANLAKNVPDSKVWLVSLGPKAKLQQVMMNVAQKVPFELVVLDGPSGGFTEAEEVAAHLAKAIESIDGLDKSKLLLFGGWQSASRGTGAVMQIVGETLGIVDQFQGVDKLEPQADGSMQVKERMEGGSYLVSTLSAPPAVFGWATGTLPEPPNNPQVGMQNMRFIMPAIQKAQPAQVGAAGVEFKSVELPAQRRETRVVKDVPAADIAREIVDWIKG; from the coding sequence ATGAGTTACCACATCGTCGTCTGCGGAAGCATCGTTCCCGATCCGCTGCAGACTCTCGAACCCGTCACCGGCCCGCAGGGGCCGGCGCTCAAGAACGAGATGATGCTGCCCGCGGTGCTGGACCCGTGGGCCGGCCATGCCCTGTACGAGGCTGCGAACCTCGCCAAGAACGTGCCGGACTCCAAGGTCTGGCTGGTGAGCCTGGGCCCCAAGGCCAAGCTCCAGCAGGTCATGATGAACGTGGCCCAGAAAGTGCCCTTCGAACTCGTGGTGCTGGACGGTCCGTCCGGCGGCTTTACCGAGGCTGAAGAGGTTGCGGCGCATCTGGCCAAGGCCATCGAGTCCATCGACGGCCTGGACAAGTCCAAGCTGCTGCTCTTCGGCGGCTGGCAGTCCGCCTCCCGCGGCACCGGCGCCGTGATGCAGATTGTGGGCGAGACCCTGGGCATCGTCGATCAGTTCCAGGGCGTGGACAAGCTGGAGCCTCAGGCCGATGGCTCCATGCAGGTGAAGGAACGCATGGAAGGCGGCAGCTATCTCGTCTCCACGCTGTCCGCTCCGCCGGCAGTTTTCGGCTGGGCCACCGGCACGCTGCCCGAGCCCCCGAACAACCCCCAGGTGGGCATGCAGAACATGCGCTTCATCATGCCTGCGATCCAGAAGGCGCAGCCCGCCCAGGTGGGCGCCGCCGGCGTGGAGTTCAAGTCCGTGGAGCTGCCGGCGCAGCGCCGCGAAACCCGCGTGGTCAAAGACGTCCCTGCGGCCGATATCGCCCGCGAGATCGTCGACTGGATCAAGGGTTAA
- a CDS encoding 4Fe-4S ferredoxin: MENQAPETPRASMDVDIVCVGFGPATAAFLTHLSRALVDENGQPLADSKAMPGMPPQVICYERADDISFGVSGIVTKGRAIKASFPDLDLSQIPMAAPVTEEKVVYLQDPIGASRKGSGMKAFEKILGLTAKKDAQGMELPFIPDFLAKHEGFVMSMGQFQQWVGSQVMGSGLVQVWPGSPVAEPLVEGKAVKGVRLADQGVDKQGEPDAAYMPGMDIHAQLTVLGDGPYGPVGRQLDRKIGTPDGHHARDWAVGMKMVVELPQGCELKPGTVLHTIGYPEPEIFGFLYVYPDNIASLGIFVPSWFDSPVRTAYRYLQHWMMHPYLWRYLEGGTMRSWGAKSLQESGKRGEPFLVGDGYARIGEGSGSTNVLTNSGVDEAWATGSMLAEAVIELMREGKEFTKENLEQTYVKRRRESWVEKESTMAGKARDGFQKGVLQGFIGTGMTGFTKGKLSWPSQIKKPYERIPTLEKYYEGRIPADEIESIRQETQTKGLPLHNALMTRAGWPEIPYDGQLLVSHQDALLMGGKVQAAPGYADHVRFVRPETCEKCRERVCIEACSGQAIMSNPDGGVPVFDREKCIHCGACLWNCSKAHPTDPERTNVDFKAGSGGLHSVEN, encoded by the coding sequence ATGGAGAATCAAGCACCCGAGACGCCTCGCGCATCCATGGACGTGGATATCGTCTGCGTGGGATTCGGCCCGGCAACGGCCGCTTTCCTCACCCATCTTTCCCGCGCCCTGGTGGACGAGAACGGCCAGCCCCTGGCGGACTCCAAGGCCATGCCCGGCATGCCGCCGCAGGTGATCTGCTACGAACGCGCCGACGACATCTCCTTTGGTGTCTCCGGCATCGTGACCAAGGGCCGCGCCATCAAGGCCTCCTTCCCGGACCTGGACCTTTCCCAGATCCCCATGGCCGCGCCGGTCACGGAGGAGAAGGTCGTCTACCTTCAGGACCCCATCGGCGCCAGCCGCAAGGGCTCCGGCATGAAGGCCTTTGAGAAGATTCTGGGCCTCACCGCCAAGAAGGACGCCCAGGGCATGGAGCTGCCGTTCATCCCGGACTTCCTGGCCAAGCACGAGGGCTTTGTCATGTCCATGGGCCAGTTCCAGCAGTGGGTCGGCTCGCAGGTCATGGGCTCCGGCCTGGTGCAGGTCTGGCCGGGATCGCCGGTTGCCGAGCCCCTCGTGGAGGGCAAGGCGGTCAAGGGCGTGCGCCTGGCCGACCAGGGTGTGGACAAGCAGGGCGAACCGGACGCCGCCTACATGCCAGGCATGGACATCCATGCCCAGCTCACTGTGCTCGGCGACGGCCCGTACGGCCCGGTGGGCCGCCAGCTCGATCGCAAGATCGGCACGCCGGACGGCCACCATGCGCGCGACTGGGCCGTAGGCATGAAGATGGTGGTGGAGCTGCCTCAGGGCTGCGAGCTCAAGCCCGGCACCGTGCTGCACACCATCGGCTACCCCGAGCCTGAAATTTTCGGATTCCTCTACGTCTACCCGGACAACATCGCCTCCCTCGGCATCTTTGTGCCGTCCTGGTTCGACTCCCCGGTGCGCACCGCCTACCGCTACCTCCAGCACTGGATGATGCATCCGTACCTCTGGCGCTATCTGGAAGGCGGCACCATGCGCTCCTGGGGCGCCAAGTCCCTGCAGGAGTCGGGCAAGCGCGGCGAACCCTTCCTGGTTGGCGACGGCTACGCGCGCATCGGCGAGGGCTCCGGCTCCACCAACGTGCTCACCAACTCCGGCGTGGACGAAGCCTGGGCCACAGGCTCCATGCTCGCCGAGGCGGTCATCGAGCTCATGCGCGAGGGCAAGGAGTTCACCAAGGAGAACCTGGAGCAGACCTATGTGAAGCGACGGCGCGAGAGCTGGGTGGAAAAGGAATCCACCATGGCCGGTAAGGCGCGCGACGGCTTCCAGAAGGGCGTGCTCCAGGGGTTCATCGGCACGGGCATGACCGGCTTCACCAAGGGCAAGCTGAGCTGGCCCTCGCAGATAAAGAAGCCGTACGAGCGCATCCCCACTCTGGAGAAGTACTACGAGGGGCGCATCCCGGCCGACGAGATCGAGTCCATCCGGCAGGAGACCCAGACCAAGGGCCTGCCCCTGCACAACGCACTGATGACCCGCGCCGGCTGGCCCGAGATTCCCTACGACGGCCAGCTCCTGGTCTCACACCAGGACGCGCTGCTCATGGGTGGCAAGGTGCAGGCCGCGCCTGGCTATGCGGATCACGTCCGATTCGTGCGTCCCGAGACGTGCGAGAAGTGCCGCGAACGCGTGTGCATCGAGGCGTGCTCCGGTCAGGCCATCATGTCCAACCCGGACGGCGGCGTACCTGTCTTTGACCGCGAGAAGTGCATCCATTGCGGCGCCTGTCTCTGGAACTGCTCCAAGGCCCATCCCACGGACCCGGAGCGCACGAATGTCGATTTCAAGGCCGGCTCCGGCGGCCTCCATTCCGTTGAAAACTGA
- a CDS encoding acyl-CoA dehydrogenase family protein, translated as MERLRTLPGDDVRQIMWRFADRYDLQMVVQSSRSVARTTAARLVADGARNTHEWTPEKAELLKAFDASGLTGMFMEPEQGGFLAGPKNLAMCLVAFELSWVDGGAATCNLATDLALAPIHERGTQEQKDYYMSKCVPPQPGEDREVWRGAFALTEPLPYVGVDTGVVSGKVRIDEWKEGEEPMLQVEKRGRFITNMAFANFVTAAVNTDDERIKSSCMVILEEGDEGTYDPGAPTLKMVHQLSATNDPVLSLKVPASRIIGGYTVQDGMIVPNYSHGEIIAAVFQRTRIPVGVMTSAKLLSAVEPVIRYQRGRFRGGESKPGTPRYELGLQQNEDANHRLLDVWSTGESMASLGFAAGRMADDFDPIEKEKERIFAEQEIKGPRAQMKALKPKEQDAIEMIQLRAKPEGDRDQARLDALEADPLVQYSYLSAMSNVYIPACKLWNTGYGCQMMREAVAMMGGYGITEDCPGFLGQKWMDAQLEATYEGPEVVQRRQLALSMTGPVFAAQLTAWIDELRLHAQETPGRGHCTLATAFELWAWTVEHLQSAKDPEGKPLMHGRRQGVTFALADALAWLVAVKCFMDDVDELAEKGPMNAVVAEGLDALVDFFGDMATWQAARAAGEAGRVAADLVFGYILHPDCAGECCSADAAGNLFEGAEAFYALRRKVDAAVAGARLAKDRAAADLTKVMIPEALDYPL; from the coding sequence ATGGAAAGACTCCGCACCCTACCCGGTGACGACGTCCGTCAGATAATGTGGCGCTTCGCCGACCGTTATGATCTGCAAATGGTTGTCCAGTCCTCCCGCTCCGTTGCGCGCACCACGGCAGCACGCCTGGTGGCGGACGGCGCCCGCAACACCCACGAATGGACTCCGGAGAAAGCCGAGCTGCTCAAAGCTTTTGACGCCTCCGGTCTGACCGGTATGTTCATGGAGCCGGAGCAGGGCGGTTTCCTCGCCGGACCTAAGAACCTGGCCATGTGCCTGGTGGCTTTCGAGCTCTCCTGGGTCGATGGCGGCGCGGCCACCTGCAACCTGGCTACGGATCTCGCCCTGGCGCCCATCCACGAGCGCGGCACCCAGGAGCAGAAAGACTACTACATGTCCAAGTGCGTGCCCCCGCAGCCCGGTGAGGACCGCGAGGTCTGGCGCGGCGCGTTCGCGCTGACCGAGCCGCTGCCGTACGTGGGCGTGGACACCGGCGTGGTCTCCGGCAAGGTCCGCATCGACGAGTGGAAAGAGGGCGAGGAGCCCATGCTCCAGGTGGAGAAGCGCGGCCGCTTCATCACCAACATGGCTTTTGCCAACTTCGTGACCGCGGCGGTGAACACCGACGATGAGCGCATCAAGAGCTCCTGCATGGTGATCCTGGAGGAAGGCGACGAAGGCACCTACGATCCCGGCGCGCCCACCCTTAAGATGGTGCACCAGCTTTCCGCCACCAACGACCCCGTCCTCTCCCTCAAGGTGCCGGCCTCGCGCATCATCGGCGGCTACACCGTGCAGGACGGCATGATCGTGCCCAACTACAGCCACGGCGAGATCATCGCCGCGGTGTTCCAGCGCACCCGCATTCCCGTGGGCGTGATGACCTCGGCCAAGCTGCTTTCCGCGGTGGAGCCCGTCATCCGCTACCAGCGCGGCCGGTTCCGCGGCGGCGAGTCCAAGCCCGGCACCCCGCGCTACGAGCTGGGTCTGCAGCAGAACGAGGACGCCAACCACCGCCTGCTGGACGTCTGGTCCACGGGCGAGTCCATGGCCTCCCTCGGTTTTGCCGCCGGCCGCATGGCCGATGATTTCGATCCGATCGAGAAGGAAAAGGAACGTATCTTCGCCGAGCAGGAGATCAAGGGCCCGCGCGCGCAGATGAAGGCGCTGAAGCCCAAGGAGCAGGACGCCATCGAGATGATCCAGCTCCGCGCCAAGCCCGAGGGCGATCGCGACCAGGCCCGCCTGGACGCCCTGGAGGCCGACCCGCTGGTGCAGTATTCCTACCTCTCCGCCATGTCCAACGTGTACATCCCGGCCTGCAAGCTCTGGAACACGGGCTACGGCTGCCAGATGATGCGCGAGGCCGTGGCCATGATGGGCGGCTACGGCATCACCGAGGACTGCCCCGGCTTCCTGGGCCAGAAGTGGATGGATGCCCAGCTCGAAGCCACCTACGAGGGCCCCGAGGTCGTGCAGCGCCGCCAGCTGGCGCTCTCCATGACCGGCCCTGTCTTCGCCGCACAGCTCACGGCCTGGATCGACGAGCTGAGGCTCCACGCCCAGGAGACCCCCGGCCGCGGCCACTGCACCCTGGCCACTGCCTTCGAGCTGTGGGCCTGGACCGTGGAGCATCTTCAGAGCGCCAAGGACCCCGAGGGCAAGCCGCTTATGCACGGCCGCCGTCAGGGCGTGACCTTTGCGCTGGCCGACGCGCTGGCCTGGCTGGTGGCGGTGAAGTGCTTTATGGATGATGTCGATGAGCTGGCCGAGAAGGGTCCGATGAACGCCGTGGTTGCGGAAGGCCTGGACGCGCTTGTGGACTTCTTCGGCGACATGGCCACCTGGCAGGCTGCCCGCGCCGCCGGCGAGGCAGGCCGCGTGGCCGCCGACCTGGTGTTCGGCTACATCCTGCATCCGGACTGCGCCGGCGAGTGCTGCAGTGCGGACGCCGCCGGCAACCTCTTCGAGGGGGCCGAGGCGTTCTACGCCCTGCGCCGCAAGGTGGACGCCGCCGTGGCAGGCGCGCGTCTGGCCAAGGACCGCGCCGCCGCCGATCTGACCAAGGTCATGATCCCCGAAGCATTGGACTATCCGCTCTAA